One Helicoverpa zea isolate HzStark_Cry1AcR chromosome 11, ilHelZeax1.1, whole genome shotgun sequence genomic window carries:
- the LOC124634489 gene encoding inorganic pyrophosphatase — protein sequence MSLTRCITVVSVPVCLSILRRTFVTSSVSYAQTCASSGISATAPSPKTSTMYIAEERGSPYAPDYRVFFKDESGPISPLHDIPLWADKSKRLVNMVVEVPRWTNAKMEISLGEPLNPIKQDVKKGALRFVSNVFPHRGYIWNYGALPQTWENPHHVDPGTQARGDNDPIDVIEIGERVAARGDVYPVRILGTLALIDEGETDWKLIAIDARDPSAAKLHDVADVETHFPGLLRATVEWFRLYKVPDGKPVNRFAFDGEAKNAEFAYKVVDEVHEFWRSLVAGDVADATDISKTNVSVEGSAGRVERAEAAAVLAKAPPRGLPQPIPQAVDKWHFLSSL from the exons ATGTCATTAACACGTTGCATTACAGTTGTGTCGGTTCCGGTTTGTTTGTCGATATTGAGACGAACATTCGTGACAAGCAGTGTTAGTTACGCGCAGACCTGTGCCAGTAGCGGTATCAGTGCGACAGCTCCGTCACCCAAGACCAGCACAATGTACATCGCGGAGGAACGAGGCTCGCCTTACGCGCCCGATTACCGGGTGTTCTTCA AGGACGAGAGCGGGCCGATCTCGCCGCTGCACGACATCCCTCTGTGGGCCGACAAGAGCAAGCGGCTCGTGAACATGGTGGTGGAGGTGCCGCGCTGGACCAACGCCAAGATGGAGATCAGCCTCGGCGAGCCGCTCAACCCCATCAAGCAGGACGTGAAGAAGGGCGCGCTGCGCTTCGTCAGCAACGTGTTCCCGCACCGCGGCTACATCTGGAACTACGGCGCGCTGCCGCAGACGTGGGAGAACCCGCACCACGTGGACCCCGGCACGCAGGCGCGCGGCGACAACGACCCCATCGACGTCATCGAGATCGGCGAGCGCGTGGCGGCGCGCGGCGACGTGTACCCCGTGCGCATCCTCGGCACGCTCGCGCTCATCGACGAGGGCGAGACCGACTGGAAGCTCATCGCCATCGACGCGCGGGACCCCAGCGCCGCCAAGCTGCACGACGTGGCCGACGTGGAGACGCACTTCCCCGGCCTCCTGCGCGCCACCGTCGAGTGGTTCCGCCTCTACAAGGTGCCCGACGGCAAGCCCGTCAACCGCTTCGCCTTCGACGGCGAGGCCAAGAACGCCGAGTTCGCGTACAAGGTGGTGGACGAGGTGCACGAGTTCTGGCGCTCGCTGGTGGCGGGCGACGTGGCGGACGCGACGGACATCAGCAA GACGAACGTGAGCGTGGAGGGCAGCGCGGGCCGCGTGGAGCGCGCGGAGGCGGCCGCGGTGCTGGCGAAGGCGCCGCCGCGTGGACTGCCGCAGCCCATCCCGCAGGCAG TGGACAAGTGGCACTTCCTGTCGAGCCTGTGA
- the LOC124634698 gene encoding uncharacterized protein LOC124634698, translated as MESSTPCSEASTLANALMQAIKTMQPSRSQHYYVSNFDPSINDIGAWCEEVDRAREANGWNDHECLSRVATCLKGDAKVWLGEWVSNDRTWSKFKREFKPLCPGKIDYANILFEAMNTTSDKYSSYAEYARRTLLRLRIVQGLSDDLRTLIVIRGIDNAQVRAAAANASLAPDTIVSFLSIYSKPFAGKRDRVVEHKKHNQMTKLGTTTTTGPKCFNCNRHGHISRVCRRPKSNASGSRPPHVSSDATFNAQPSSSNTCTFCKKPGHTEDKCFTKAKSEQRNQRNVNLCSYSSSSSPNSDITSAIIDGIPVDVLIDSGALDVSLISSNVLKYFTCQPKPKRCVLKGLSDREVIATSYVTLTVEFSDISIEVDLVIVPASFMNAPIIIGTDVLNRDGITYIRTKDRQYLTRADTINKEVNAIDKSDELQLNTPLKGAELESLMSVINDFLQFLIKGTAVTTVRTGEMEIRLTSSTPVVYKPYRLSYSEKLKVREITQDLLEKGVIRRSTSEYASPIILVRKRDGSDRLCVDFRALNRITVKDRYPLPLIDDHIDRLGSYKFFSCLDMATGFHQIPLKEECIHLTGFVTPEEHFEYVKMPFGLANSQ; from the coding sequence ATGGAGTCCAGTACCCCTTGTTCTGAAGCGTCTACCCTCGCTAATGCTCTGATGCAGGCAATTAAAACGATGCAACCCTCAAGGTCGCAACATTATTATGTGTCTAATTTCGACCCCTCAATTAATGACATTGGAGCATGGTGCGAAGAGGTAGATCGTGCTAGGGAAGCCAACGGTTGGAACGATCACGAATGCTTGTCGCGCGTGGCGACGTGTCTTAAGGGTGACGCTAAAGTTTGGTTAGGTGAATGGGTTTCGAATGACCGGACCTGGTCTAAGTTTAAGCGCGAGTTCAAACCTCTCTGTCCCGGTAAAATAGACTACGCCAACATACTGTTCGAGGCAATGAATACAACTTCGGATAAATATTCAAGTTACGCTGAATACGCTCGCCGTACCTTGTTGCGTTTGAGAATAGTTCAGGGGTTAAGCGACGACTTAAGAACCCTCATTGTAATACGTGGTATAGATAACGCTCAGGTGCGCGCCGCAGCCGCTAATGCCAGTCTAGCCCCTGACACAATTGTTTCATTTCTATCAATTTACTCAAAGCCCTTCGCAGGAAAACGGGACAGGGTGGTCGAACATAAAAAGCATAATCAAATGACAAAGTTAGGCACTACTACTACGACGGGTCCGAAATGCTTTAATTGTAATCGACATGGTCACATCAGTCGCGTCTGTAGGCGACCCAAGTCTAATGCATCCGGTAGCCGGCCGCCTCATGTGTCTTCCGACGCGACCTTCAATGCGCAACCGTCATCGAGTAACACTTGCACATTCTGTAAAAAACCAGGACACACTGAAGACAAATGCTTCACGAAAGCAAAGTCAGAACAACGTAATCAACGAAACGTCAATCTCTGTTCTTATAGTTCTAGCTCTTCACCGAATAGCGATATAACTTCAGCGATCATAGACGGTATTCCAGTAGACGTGCTCATTGATAGCGGAGCCCTAGACGTGTCTCTTATTTCTTCTAATGTTTTAAAGTATTTCACTTGTCAACCTAAGCCAAAACGTTGTGTGTTGAAGGGTCTCAGTGATCGGGAAGTGATTGCGACGTCCTACGTTACACTTACCGTAGAGTTTAGCGACATCTCGATTGAAGTAGATTTAGTAATAGTTCCAGCATCTTTTATGAATGCGCCTATCATAATTGGAACCGATGTATTAAATCGCGACGGCATTACTTACATTCGAACTAAAGATAGACAATATCTCACGCGTGCAGACACGATAAATAAAGAGGTTAACGCTATCGATAAAAGCGATGAGTTACAACTGAACACACCTTTAAAGGGTGCAGAATTGGAAAGCCTTATGTCTGTTATAAACgattttttgcagtttttaataaAAGGGACCGCTGTAACTACGGTCCGAACAGGAGAAATGGAAATAAGGCTTACCAGTTCTACTCCTGTCGTTTATAAACCGTATAGGCTGTCGTATTCCGAAAAACTTAAAGTACGGGAAATAACTCAAGACCTCTTAGAGAAGGGAGTCATTAGGCGTTCTACATCTGAATACGCGAGTCCAATTATCCTAGTGAGGAAACGCGATGGGTCGGACAGACTTTGCGTAGATTTCAGGGCACTAAATCGTATAACTGTAAAAGACCGTTACCCGCTCCCACTAATAGACGATCATATTGATAGGTTAGGCAGTTATAAGTTCTTTTCTTGTCTTGATATGGCTACTGGTTTCCACCAGATCCCTTTGAAAGAGGAATGTATACACCTGACAGGGTTTGTAACACCAGAAGAACACTTCGAATATGTCAAAATGCCTTTTGGCCTAGCCAATTCTCAGTAG
- the LOC124634699 gene encoding uncharacterized protein LOC124634699, with product MTQSVKELISRQEATFNNLKQICINYKKDSPTRKNAEYLEERLSRLNTTWEKFVYNHQLLEEFEATDLQYFSDDVYGCTKKMYEDVLQDISKRKAELTTSTPSKTETSPSAPTTKGKGSAVFSFDDIKFHVPPRETTETSEKQQDLLRKQYCNFRAFKRTVEKIDLAASADKWELEDNLSMLKTKWEQIEKANWELDYIWQDEDSIYKQKYDAAEHLYDNVRKSLQQKIWNNAHYEKSTPKIAIPEFSGDYTQWLTFKDLFLESVHNNPALSKAQKMQHLKTKLKGEAEKLVQHLGISAENYTSCWELLTHRYDNNRLLFITYTNTLINQPPIQEARATNIRKLHDVMLECLNGLKNIGQDITNWGPLVAHLLSQKLDSATHSDYMRDLKDPRGFPDLEEFTEFLEAKFMALEALQGSSSKMSLSNKSWRTNKQSFHKEVYQNNYKYNTRRSMHHNKPIITPKVLVATAKICPICKTDHVLMKCDKFVAMNAKERDDTVRKLQVCRNCLYSHGEKQCFSRKRCRVCRKPHHTLLHYDETLQTSNNQANNITTSTLATPFSSHAVNNVTNEEREVLLTTLRLEVKTVDGNYIQLRGLLDQGSQVSLITENAAQRLRLPRRKLSAVVSGIGSLTGNCKGSMTLECKSIHSDYRFNLETLIMKKLTNNLPTTSFSTKNWSYLENLKLADPYFNISGPIDLLLGADTYSELILNGIMRSDSSYPVAQQTRVGWILCGNVKTFNCFVTLNNLEDMARFWETEECGDTSTITSEEEHCEEYYNLTTSRIENGQYVVQMPMKPNYEANLIDTKSQAIAQFLQLERKMLTNKNLQHDYKRFMEEYITMGHMKPVITENKPRVYLPHHGVLRAESTTTKLRVVFNASYKTKNSSSLNDNMYCGPNLQKDMFTLLTSWRTYRYVFTADVEKLYRFIWLHAEQQHLQTIIWRSHPKEPLQEWELGTVTYGMKCAPYLAMRTLHKLAQDEQDNYPEASKVLRSSFYMDDLVHGKDTIEASKELVAQLVELLKKGGFNLRKWKSNEPTILADLRDDQRSSDAHINFSPEQTTNQTTKMLAMPRWLQCHGTEIEIHGFCDASEKAYACVLYSRVRNLNGEYVTTLVTAKTKVAPLNKRITLPRMELCGALLLAKLIEKVKQTLVEKKQIRCWSDSKVVLAWLQGDINRWGKYVANRVAQINNVIPATHWNYVRSEENPADCASQGLLPSKLLEFNLWWEGPRKKAVMCLSTQEIKAATELVVKNVQREYFSDEMERLEKKLPILSKSPLLKLSQFLDENGLLRAKGRLMNSTLPPESKQPLIIPATGRLTELIIQEAHHDTLHGGARLTLAYVRLKFWIIGGNRTVKRELRQCVKCHRFKPHWNVQLMADLPQERVTQSRPFTNTGVDYTGHVDVKINKGRGVKTCKAYIAIFICLATKAVHLELVSDMTTQTFLAAFKRLCARRGTTRHMYSDNGTNFVGAAKLLKEDFEKHETFKTSEFFNEMSHLQVEWHFNAPLWPTAGGLWEAAVKAMKYHLNRVLGEQKLTFEQFTSLLTQIEACLNSRPLCPLTEDIEDLEYLTPGHFLTGGPLMGPA from the exons ATGACTCAGAGCGTCAAAGAACTTATCAGCCGTCAAGAGGCTACTTTTAACAACTTAAAGCAGATTTGCATTAACTACAAGAAGGACAGCCCCACCAGAAAGAATGCAGAATACCTCGAGGAGCGTCTTTCTCGCCTGAACACGACATGGGAGAAGTTCGTGTACAATCATCAACTTCTAGAAGAGTTTGAAGCAACAGACCTTCAATACTTTAGCGACGATGTTTACGGCTGCACTAAAAAGATGTATGAAGATGTGTTGCAAGACATATCGAAACGGAAGGCGGAATTAACCACTTCAACTCCGAGCAAGACGGAAACGTCACCGTCCGCTCCAACAACAAAAGGTAAAGGCTCTGCCGTATTCAGTTTCGATGACATTAAATTTCATGTACCTCCACGCGAAACTACTGAGACGTCCGAAAAGCAACAAGATCTATTACGCAAGCAATACTGCAACTTTAGAGCGTTTAAACGAACTGTGGAAAAGATTGACTTAGCCGCATCCGCTGATAAATGGGAGCTAGAAGATAACTTGAGCATGTTGAAGACTAAGTGGGAACAGATCGAAAAGGCGAACTGGGAACTGGACTACATCTGGCAAGACGAAGATTCCatctataaacaaaaatatgacgCCGCGGAACACCTTTATGATAATGTTCGGAAAAGCTTGCAACAAAAAATTTGGAACAACGCTCACTATGAGAAGTCCACGCCGAAAATTGCGATTCCGGAATTTTCCGGAGACTACACTCAATGGCTTACCTTCAAGGACCTCTTCCTCGAGAGTGTGCATAACAACCCGGCCCTTTCCAAGGCCCAAAAAATGCAGCACCTAAAAACTAAGCTCAAGGGAGAGGCAGAAAAGTTAGTTCAACATCTCGGCATCAGTGCGGAAAATTATACATCTTGCTGGGAACTGCTTACGCATCGCTACGACAACAACCGGCTTCTATTTATAACTTACACGAATACGTTGATAAACCAGCCCCCCATTCAAGAAGCAAGAGCCACCAACATAAGAAAACTACATGACGTCATGCTGGAATGCTTGAATGGACTCAAGAACATAGGGCAGGATATCACTAACTGGGGTCCGCTAGTTGCACATTTACTATCCCAAAAACTTGATAGTGCAACTCACAGCGATTACATGAGAGATCTAAAGGATCCGCGAGGTTTTCCGGACCTCGAGGAGTTTACCGAGTTTCTTGAAGCAAAATTCATGGCCTTAGAAGCATTACAAGGAAGCAGCTCCAAGATGTCCCTTTCCAacaaatcatggagaacaaataaGCAGTCATTCCACAAAGAAGTATATCAAAACAATTACAAATACAATACTCGGAGGTCAATGCACCATAACAAGCCAATAATTACGCCTAAAGTCCTCGTCGCAACAGCAAAAATTTGCCCGATATGCAAAACGGATCACGTTTTAATGAAATGTGACAAATTTGTTGCTATGAACGCAAAGGAACGTGACGACACCGTTCGCAAGTTGCAAGTCTGCAGAAATTGTCTGTACAGTCATGGCGAAAAACAATGTTTCTCCCGCAAAAGGTGCAGAGTTTGTCGTAAACCACATCATACACTTTTACATTATGATGAAACTCTGCAAACCAGTAATAATCAAGCTAACAACATAACTACGAGCACGCTAGCAACACCTTTTTCATCTCACGCTGTCAACAATGTAACCAACGAAGAGAGAGAAGTACTACTGACGACTTTACGATTGGAAGTCAAAACTGTAGATGGAAATTACATTCAATTACGAGGCTTACTTGATCAAGGCTCACAAGTCAGTCTCATAACAGAAAACGCAGCGCAGCGACTTAGGCTACCGCGAAGAAAACTGAGCGCAGTGGTATCTGGTATCGGATCGCTAACCGGTAACTGCAAGGGATCAATGACCCTAGAATGCAAATCAATTCACTCTGATTATCGCTTCAACTTGGAAACACTTATCATGAAAAAACTTACAAACAACTTACCAACAACATccttttcaacaaaaaattggAGTTATCTGGAAAACTTAAAGTTAGCGGACCCTTACTTCAATATCTCAGGTCCGATCGATCTACTCTTAGGAGCTGACACTTACTCGGAACTTATACTAAACGGAATAATGAGAAGTGATAGCAGCTACCCCGTTGCGCAACAAACCAGAGTAGGCTGGATTCTGTGCGGAAACGTAAAAACATTTAACTGCTTTGTAACTCTCAACAACTTGGAAGACATGGCAAGGTTTTGGGAAACGGAAGAATGTGGCGACACTTCAACTATAACTAGCGAAGAGGAGCACTGCGAAGAATACTACAACTTGACCACTTCGAGAATCGAAAATGGGCAATATGTCGTGCAAATGCCCATGAAGCCTAACTATGAAGCTAACCTAATCGACACAAAGTCCCAAGCAATAGCGCAGTTTCTGCAACTCGAACGAAAAATgctaacaaacaaaaacctacAACACGATTACAAACGCTTTATGGAAGAATATATTACTATGGGTCACATGAAACCTGTAATCACGGAAAATAAACCTAGAGTCTATCTGCCTCATCATGGCGTACTGAGGGCAGAGTCAACCACGACAAAGTTAAGAGTTGTCTTCAACGCGTCGTACAAAACGAAAAATAGCAGCAGCCTCAATGATAACATGTACTGCGGTCCTAACCTACAGAAAGACATGTTTACCCTTCTCACCAGTTGGAGAACTTACAGATATGTCTTCACAGCAGATGTAGAGAAACTCTACCGTTTCATCTGGCTTCATGCAGAACAGCAACATCTGCAAACTATAATTTGGAGATCTCATCCAAAAGAACCGCTACAAGAGTGGGAACTGGGTACTGTAACGTATGGAATGAAATGTGCCCCCTATCTTGCAATGCGCACTCTACATAAACTAGCGCAAGACGAACAGGATAATTATCCCGAGGCCTCAAAGGTACTCAGAAGCTCGTTCTACATGGATGATTTGGTCCACGGAAAAGACACAATTGAAGCATCGAAAGAACTAGTAGCCCAGCTTGTCGAATTACTGAAAAAAGGAGGCTTTAACTTACGCAAGTGGAAAAGTAACGAACCGACGATCTTAGCCGACCTACGAGATGATCAAAGAAGCAGCGACGCTCACATTAACTTCAGCCCGGAACAAACGACAAACCAAACAACAAAGATGTTGG CAATGCCAAGATGGCTGCAGTGCCATGGCACAGAGATTGAGATACACGGATTCTGCGATGCCAGTGAAAAGGCATATGCGTGTGTCCTTTACAGCCGCGTCCGAAATCTGAACGGCGAGTATGTCACCACGCTAGTAACTGCAAAAACTAAAGTTGCGCCGCTCAACAAAAGGATAACTCTACCTAGGATGGAACTATGTGGAGCATTACTACTCGCTAAACTGATAGAAAAGGTCAAACAAACACTCGTCGAGAAAAAGCAGATAAGGTGCTGGAGCGACTCTAAAGTCGTGCTAGCATGGTTGCAAGGAGATATAAACAGATGGGGAAAATATGTAGCGAACAGAGTGGCTCAAATAAACAACGTAATCCCTGCGACTCATTGGAACTATGTCAGATCAGAAGAAAACCCAGCTGACTGCGCAAGCCAAGGACTCCTGCCTTCCAAACTGCTAGAATTTAACCTTTGGTGGGAGGGCCCAA GAAAAAAGGCAGTTATGTGTTTATCAACGCAAGAAATTAAAGCGGCTACAGAGTTGGTGGTCAAAAATGTCCAAAGGGAGTATTTCAGCGACGAAATGGAGCGTTTGGAAAAGAAACTGCCAATATTATCAAAGAGCCCACTGCTGAAGTTGTCTCAATTTCTTGATGAAAACGGGTTATTGCGTGCAAAAGGGCGATTAATGAATTCAACACTGCCTCCGGAATCAAAACAACCTCTAATTATACCCGCTACAGGAAGATTAACGGAACTCATTATTCAAGAGGCGCACCACGACACTCTCCATGGAGGCGCCAGGCTCACCTTGGCCTATGTGCGACTTAAGTTCTGGATCATTGGGGGCAACAGGACTGTAAAAAGGGAGCTACGACAGTGTGTGAAGTGTCACCGGTTCAAACCTCATTGGAACGTTCAGCTGATGGCAGACTTGCCCCAGGAGCGGGTAACTCAATCCAGACCCTTCACGAATACTGGCGTTGATTACACCGGACACGttgacgtaaaaataaacaaagggaGAGGAGTGAAAACATGCAAGGCTTACATAGCTATTTTCATATGCCTGGCAACTAAGGCGGTACATTTGGAACTAGTGTCGGATATGACCACGCAAACATTCCTCGCCGCCTTCAAACGACTGTGTGCCCGCAGAGGCACAACCCGGCACATGTACTCGGATAACGGAACAAATTTTGTGGGCGCAGCAAAACTGTTAAAAGAAGACTTTGAAAAACATGAAACATTTAAGACATCCGAATTCTTCAATGAGATGAGCCACCTACAAGTGGAATGGCATTTCAACGCTCCCCTATGGCCAACAGCTGGGGGTCTGTGGGAAGCTGCCGTGAAAGCAATGAAATACCACTTAAATCGAGTGCTGGGGGAACAGAAGCTCACTTTTGAGCAATTTACCAGCCTGCTAACTCAAATCGAAGCATGTCTAAACTCACGTCCGTTGTGCCCATTAACTGAAGATATAGAGGATCTCGAATACTTAACTCCTGGGCACTTCCTTACTGGTGGGCCCCTAATGGGCCCAGCATAA